Part of the Tenacibaculum sp. SZ-18 genome, GATTTTTCCAGTATTGCCAATGATCTACATTTTTTTTAGCAATTTTCTCTGCTGCAGTCTTAAAAAGTCCTAAGACCAAATTAAGATCTTCGATTTGTATTTTTTGAAAAGTGATTTCTGAATTAATTGACACCTTACTTTTTTTTTGGTCTAAAAGGTTGTATTACTTTTTGATTACAATCTAAATAAGGACCATTCATTAAATCAATACAATACGGAATGGCTGGGAAAACAGCATCTAAACATTCTCGAATAGATTTTGGTTTACCTGGTAAGTTTAACACCAAACTATTATTTCTTAAACCAGCGGTTTGTCTCGATAGAATTGCTGTAGGAACAAATTTTAATGATTCCGCTCTCATAAGTTCACCAAATCCAGGCATCATTCTATCACATACAGCTTCTGTCGCTTCTGGAGTTACATCGCGTTTTGCTGGACCAGTTCCACCTGTTGTAATTACCAAACAACAGTTCTCGTGGTCAACCATATTAATAATTGTTTTTTCAATCAAGTCTTGCTCATCTGGTATAATTTTATAAACTTCTGTCCAGTCAGATATTAAATAATCATTCAATGTGTTGATAATTGCTTTTCCACTTAAATCTTCATAAACACCAGCACTAGCTCTATCGCTCACTGTTACGATTCCAATTTTGGCTTTCATATGTATTGGGTTAATTTGTTCTTTTCTTCAACTAAACAATGTAGCTGATTTTGATTAGGATAAAGGTAAATGAATTTAGATTTTACAGAAAGCTTAATCAACAAGAATTAGCTTATTCAATTTGAAATTCTAGGAGGACAGGTAAAGCTTGGTTGTTAAAATCAAATAAAGCTTGATTTTCCCAAGGAGATGCTTCAGTTCCTTGTTCACCTTTCCAAGCAATAAGCTCACCTCCCCAATAGCAAAAGCCAATTCCCATTTCAACTTCTTTAATTAATTGTTTCAAATCTCCAACAAATTTCTGTTGTCCGTTTGGGGTTGCTGGATAATCAGGTAAAATAAGATGTTCTTCTAATCCTACAATATTGTTTGTCCAGTCGTTCCAATCTAAAGTAAAAGGATACGCAGTTTCAGCAATTAGTATTTCTTTATTGTAAGAATTACTTAGTTCTTGCATTTTAGATTTAAGATTACTCAAAGATTTGCCATGCCATTTAGGATAATATGATAAACCAATAATATCATAATCGATTGTTTTTACTTGATTAAAGAACCAAGTTGAATTTTCTATTCCTGCAAAATGAAGTATAATTTTACAGTCTGACGAATGATTTCGCACGGCAGCAACTCCTTGTTTAATTAAATCAATAAAATTTTGTGTGTTATCTTCAATATTACCGCTTGGATGAAGTATTCCAGTGTTAATTTCATTACCTATTTGAATATAATCTGGTTGTATTTCTAAAACAACTTTTTTAGTATATTCATAAACGCTTTTCTGCAGCTCAGAAATATCTTGATTCTTCCATTCATTTGGGATTTCTTGTTGAGAGGGATCTGCCCAAGTATCTGAATAATGTAAGGTTAACCAAATTTTAAATCCCTTATTTTTAAGTTCAGATGTAAATTGTCTCACTTCTTCAAAGCCAGAATGGTTGTTTTCTGGTTGTACCCATAATCGTAACCGTATTGTATTAACACCACTTTTTTTTAGTATTGATAAAAATTCTTCTTGAGTTCCGTCACCGTTGTAAAATTTCGGAGAGAAAGCTTGTATTTCAGGAAAACTGGAAATATCAACAGCGCTTACAAACGTTGATGTAGGATTTTCCAAGACTGTACTTGTTCCATTCTCTTTAGAACAAGACCATAGTGTTAAAAGAAGTACGATTGGAAAAAGAAATTTATTCATGCACAATTATTTCTGAACTATTTGTTGTTGGTATATTGCTACAATATACTTTTTTTTAGATTAAAAATATTTGATTAATTCATCGTAAAAGTTTTAAACTTTAAAAGAAGAACTTCAAATTATGCACCTTTTCAAAAAATATGCTATCTAGAAAATGGATTTATTAACTTATAAGTATCTTTTAGAGTTTTGAAAAAATACTTTGAGACTGTAGATGTTCTGTAAAATAAAGACAGTACAAATCCGTTACAGGGTCTCGTTCTTGAATATTTAGAAACCAGAAATTAATAGTGACATGTAGAGTTTTTCCTTTTCTTTTTTAATAAAAGGTTAAAAATTTATAAAAGGCACAACTTACTGAGTAAGCATAGTGATTTACATTGTAGTATATCGAGTGGAATTTCAATTCTAAATAATAATGAAGCTATTTTAAAATCAACGTTTTATATTTTTGGGTTGATTCCAAACATAAAAGAAAAGATTATTGGATGTTAAACATTTTTTTATTGCAACTGGATTTATGGGCTAAATCAAACATAAAAAAAAGATCCGTATTCCATTCGAGAATAGAATGTATTTTTTTATAACTATATGGATTTGGTAGTTAATGTTTATTTTTTGATAAACTTTCTTTTATCAAATCCATCAGTTACAATTTCAATAGTATCTCCATTAATTTTACCTTCATATTTACGCCAATTATATTGAATGCCATTTATCCAATTACTATTATTATTTTTTACACTAAATGGAGTAATAGGTTTGTCAAAAAACATAGAATCGTTTACATATAAACTAAACGATATATTGGTTCTGCTTATTTTGAGCGAATCCATGTTCGCTCTGAAAAAACCAACATAATATCCTTCACGAGCTTCATCAAAATCATCACTAGTTCCGAAATAAGTACCTGTATCGTTTTTAAATTTTATATAATGATTTTCATTTATATCAGTATTATAATCATAAACATATTCATACGTTCCTTCTAAGAACATGAAATTTTCATCATTCTTTCCTCGAAGAACAGTAGCAATATTTTTTGCAGCTTCTCCAAATCCTTGACCAATATTAAAGACAATAATTAAGAAAAAAGTAAGTAATCCAATAAAAGTTATCACCACCATTATACATCCTAATTTTCCTCTTTTTACCTGCGATTGATACTTTGATTTAGTCATAATTAAATACCATTTCTTATTTGTCTAAAATTAAAGCAGGAATATTTAAAGATTTGTATAACTCATTATATGCATTCATTTCTGTATTGATAATAGCATCTCTTTCATTTTTATACACTTGCCAATCTTGCATTAAATCTTGAAATCTTTCTTTTGCTCCACGAGTAACTTTTGGATCTGCTTGGTCTATGTAGCTTGAGAGTTGAATAAGTTGCGAATTCAATTTATTATTGAAATTAATCACATCTTGAAAGGTTTTTTGTTTTTGTTGAATTAAATTTTCTTCCCAAGAATTAATTCGCTTTTTTAATTCATCTCCTGTTTTTAGGAGCTTTTTAGCGGTATCATTTCCTTTCAATAATTTGCTATAGGTATTTAATTGTGATTTAG contains:
- the mog gene encoding molybdopterin adenylyltransferase, with amino-acid sequence MKAKIGIVTVSDRASAGVYEDLSGKAIINTLNDYLISDWTEVYKIIPDEQDLIEKTIINMVDHENCCLVITTGGTGPAKRDVTPEATEAVCDRMMPGFGELMRAESLKFVPTAILSRQTAGLRNNSLVLNLPGKPKSIRECLDAVFPAIPYCIDLMNGPYLDCNQKVIQPFRPKKK
- a CDS encoding glycoside hydrolase family 53 protein; the encoded protein is MNKFLFPIVLLLTLWSCSKENGTSTVLENPTSTFVSAVDISSFPEIQAFSPKFYNGDGTQEEFLSILKKSGVNTIRLRLWVQPENNHSGFEEVRQFTSELKNKGFKIWLTLHYSDTWADPSQQEIPNEWKNQDISELQKSVYEYTKKVVLEIQPDYIQIGNEINTGILHPSGNIEDNTQNFIDLIKQGVAAVRNHSSDCKIILHFAGIENSTWFFNQVKTIDYDIIGLSYYPKWHGKSLSNLKSKMQELSNSYNKEILIAETAYPFTLDWNDWTNNIVGLEEHLILPDYPATPNGQQKFVGDLKQLIKEVEMGIGFCYWGGELIAWKGEQGTEASPWENQALFDFNNQALPVLLEFQIE